In Desulfovibrio sp. UIB00, the following are encoded in one genomic region:
- a CDS encoding alpha/beta fold hydrolase: MRCLVLHGLAGSPFEVRPVADALEAAGHVALCPVLPGHAASEEEYLASSYSQWLDCARAAYLEQCAGGPVLLAGYSLGGLLALNIAAEAAEGRLPALAGLALLATPLFLWRMHPFFLADWRMPLLPLWCRLQPVRQLPPRSAASRAVAPWQGHETLCSYRHLQQLALAQKKARAALGGISVPLCAVQLYSDGVCPPFNSSFLVEQCGATDARLHLLRVTSPHGGHLPTTHVESRGRVAAIVAAFASEVAAGKACKIAPQRI; this comes from the coding sequence ATGCGTTGTCTGGTCTTGCACGGTCTGGCGGGGAGCCCTTTTGAGGTACGGCCTGTGGCCGATGCCCTTGAAGCTGCGGGCCATGTTGCCCTGTGCCCCGTGCTGCCGGGACATGCCGCCTCGGAAGAAGAATATCTGGCAAGTTCATACTCGCAGTGGCTTGACTGCGCCCGCGCAGCCTACCTTGAGCAGTGCGCGGGCGGGCCCGTGCTGCTGGCTGGCTACTCGCTGGGCGGGCTGCTGGCGCTGAACATTGCCGCAGAGGCCGCCGAGGGGCGACTTCCGGCCCTGGCGGGCCTGGCCCTGCTGGCAACGCCGCTTTTCTTGTGGCGTATGCATCCCTTTTTCCTTGCTGACTGGCGCATGCCGCTGCTGCCCCTGTGGTGCCGTTTGCAGCCAGTGCGGCAGTTGCCGCCACGGTCTGCGGCGAGCCGGGCCGTTGCCCCCTGGCAGGGACACGAAACCCTGTGCTCGTACCGCCACTTGCAGCAATTGGCGCTGGCGCAAAAAAAGGCGAGGGCGGCTCTTGGCGGGATATCTGTGCCGTTGTGCGCCGTGCAGCTATATAGTGATGGAGTATGCCCGCCCTTCAATTCCAGTTTTCTGGTTGAGCAGTGCGGCGCGACTGATGCGAGGCTGCATCTTTTGCGGGTAACAAGCCCTCACGGCGGGCATTTGCCAACAACGCACGTGGAAAGCCGTGGCCGCGTGGCCGCCATTGTCGCTGCCTTTGCCAGCGAAGTGGCGGCGGGAAAGGCTTGCAAGATTGCGCCGCAGCGTATATAG
- the yajC gene encoding preprotein translocase subunit YajC, giving the protein MGTPQAGAAPASGQEMLMQFLPLIVMFVIFWFLLIRPQQKRAKAHKQMLSELKRGDHVMTSSGLLGRILEIDDEQVLLESGEAKVRVSRGAIGGVVPVKGGKDTKEEK; this is encoded by the coding sequence ATGGGCACGCCTCAGGCCGGGGCCGCTCCCGCCAGCGGACAGGAAATGCTGATGCAGTTTCTGCCCCTCATCGTCATGTTTGTCATTTTCTGGTTCCTGCTTATCCGTCCCCAGCAGAAGCGGGCCAAGGCCCACAAGCAGATGCTGTCCGAACTGAAGCGCGGCGACCACGTTATGACCTCCAGCGGCCTGCTTGGTCGTATTCTTGAGATCGACGATGAACAGGTGCTTCTTGAAAGCGGCGAAGCCAAGGTGCGCGTTTCTCGCGGCGCCATCGGCGGCGTTGTGCCTGTCAAGGGCGGCAAGGACACCAAGGAAGAAAAGTAG
- the secD gene encoding protein translocase subunit SecD has translation MGLLWRLSIAIMVFVLSLVYALPSVPYLGTALERVLPSSKINLGLDLKGGIHLTLGVDVAKAVSNSLALTGQDLRRVAEDEKIVVLRPRVVGGTALEFVLPRAENEPKFRELLARQFPQLNVGEPQAGEAGQLRYVAHFTAAEVKRIEDLSLDQALRTIRNRIDQFGVAEPDIRKQAGNRIQVQLPGISDPRRAVQVIGQTAHLEFHLVREDVDPGKAVLPPGVIALPMLEKNPGQQQKETLIAVEKDAMLTGEDVSDARPAFDNMNQSYVTLNFNARGARIFERVTGENVGRRMAIVLDGKVYSAPSIRERIGGGRASISGSFTTAESQDLAIVLRAGSLPAPVSVLEERTVGPSLGQEAIDSGIRAAMVGAVGVVLFIGVYYGLSGLIADVMLCFTMLIVMAGMGAFGATLTLPGIAGIVLTIGMAVDANVLIYERIREEIRLGLTPLAAVRAGFDRAAISITDSNLTSIIVTVILYQFGTGPIRGFAVTLGLGIVASMFTAIFVSRAIFEEWARHCGPKGISI, from the coding sequence ATGGGTCTGCTCTGGCGCTTGTCCATAGCCATCATGGTTTTTGTGTTGTCCCTTGTTTACGCGCTCCCCAGCGTTCCCTATCTGGGAACAGCTCTTGAGCGCGTTCTGCCGTCGAGCAAAATCAATCTCGGCCTTGACCTCAAGGGCGGCATCCATCTGACGCTTGGCGTTGACGTTGCCAAGGCCGTGAGCAATTCGCTGGCCCTGACCGGGCAGGATTTGCGCCGCGTGGCCGAAGATGAAAAGATTGTTGTGTTGCGCCCCCGCGTGGTGGGCGGCACCGCTCTTGAATTCGTGCTGCCGCGCGCGGAAAACGAACCGAAGTTTCGCGAGCTGCTGGCCCGACAGTTCCCGCAGTTGAACGTAGGCGAACCGCAGGCGGGCGAAGCCGGGCAGTTGCGCTATGTGGCCCACTTCACCGCAGCGGAAGTCAAGCGCATTGAAGACCTTTCGCTTGATCAGGCCCTGCGCACCATCCGCAACCGTATTGACCAGTTCGGCGTGGCCGAGCCCGATATCCGCAAACAGGCTGGCAACCGTATTCAGGTGCAGTTGCCGGGTATTTCTGACCCGCGCCGCGCCGTGCAGGTTATCGGCCAGACCGCGCACCTCGAGTTCCATCTGGTGCGCGAGGACGTTGACCCCGGCAAGGCCGTGCTGCCCCCCGGCGTGATCGCGCTGCCCATGCTGGAGAAAAACCCCGGCCAGCAGCAGAAAGAAACCCTCATCGCTGTTGAAAAGGACGCCATGCTCACGGGCGAAGACGTGTCGGACGCCCGGCCCGCCTTTGACAACATGAACCAGTCCTACGTTACCCTGAATTTTAATGCTCGCGGTGCGCGTATTTTTGAACGCGTCACCGGTGAAAATGTGGGCCGTCGCATGGCCATTGTGCTTGATGGCAAGGTGTATTCCGCCCCTTCCATCCGCGAGCGCATCGGTGGGGGCAGAGCCAGTATTTCTGGCAGCTTCACCACTGCCGAATCTCAGGATCTTGCCATTGTGCTGCGCGCAGGTTCCCTGCCCGCGCCTGTTTCTGTACTTGAAGAGCGCACGGTGGGCCCCTCTCTGGGTCAGGAAGCCATCGACAGCGGCATCCGCGCTGCCATGGTTGGCGCTGTGGGCGTGGTGCTGTTCATCGGCGTCTACTACGGTTTGAGCGGCCTCATTGCCGACGTCATGCTCTGCTTTACCATGCTTATTGTCATGGCGGGCATGGGCGCTTTTGGCGCAACCCTGACGCTGCCGGGCATAGCTGGTATCGTTTTGACCATCGGTATGGCGGTTGACGCCAACGTGCTGATCTATGAACGCATACGAGAGGAAATACGGCTGGGCCTCACGCCGCTTGCCGCAGTGCGCGCAGGCTTTGACCGCGCGGCCATTTCCATTACAGACTCCAACCTCACGTCCATCATTGTGACCGTCATCCTGTACCAGTTCGG